A genomic window from Triticum urartu cultivar G1812 chromosome 7, Tu2.1, whole genome shotgun sequence includes:
- the LOC125519515 gene encoding uncharacterized protein LOC125519515, whose protein sequence is MSGSGDNAIPTANHEEQSLAVPAPPPTASVAKGKGKVLAQQVHASVVRKRKSGRDPQKSPPPAATREELESRQSREGPLKVLVLPAPGAPRTRAVSGNKMMRRARAHTLHAIAVSDDKMVSRARAPTLHANPVFDDKMMDGKNEMALVQGVPPMRGSTAASSSVGVVESANAGSLKAGKMAPRVVQVSMMNNHNFDLNELPAEHEKPEEQE, encoded by the exons ATGTCTGGCTCCGGCGACAACGCCATACCCACAGCCAACCACGAGGAGCAGAGCCTGGCGGTGCCCGCCCCGCCCCCTACGGCCTCCGTCGCCAAGGGGAAAGGGAAGGTGCTTGCGCAACAGGTGCATGCGTCGGTGGTTCGCAAGCGCAAGTCCGGGAGAGACCCACAGAAAAGCCCGCCCCCAGCGGCCACCAGAGAGGAGCTGGAATCTCGGCAGTCCCGGGAAGGCCCCTTGAAGGTTCTTGTGCTCCCGGCGCCAGGGGCCCCACGTACTCGCGCCGTCTCCGGAAACAAGATGATGAGACGCGCTCGCGCCCACACCCTGCATGCAATTGCTGTCTCCGACGACAAGATGGTGAGCCGCGCTCGCGCCCCCACCCTTCATGCAAACCCTGTCTTCGATGACAAGATG ATGGATGGGAAAAATGAGATGGCGCTGGTCCAGGGGGTGCCGCCCATGCGGGGGAGCACCGCGGCTTCAAGCTCAGTTG GTGTGGTTGAGAGTGCAAACGCGGGGAGCTTGAAAGCAGGGAAAATGGCACCTAGAGTGGTCCAGGTCTCCATGATGAACAACCACAACTTTGATTTGAATGAGCTGCCGGCTGAACATGAGAAGCCCGAGGAGCAGGAGTAG